A stretch of the Sulfolobus acidocaldarius SUSAZ genome encodes the following:
- a CDS encoding isopentenyl pyrophosphate isomerase → MSITNRKVEHVEICLYENVEGYISNYLEYVRLIHQSLPGFSFSDINTSTEFLNKKISAPIMITGMTGGTNELGRINGIIAEVIEEIGIAMGVGSQRIAIEKPEVRETFKIARRNAPNSPIIANLGAPQLTRGYGLKQIEEAVQMLEADAIAIHFNPSQEVFQPEGEPDYPMEILDKIRDVSKALSVPIIIKESSGGLSKEFVSLFYSNGFRYFDVSGQGGTSWVAVEMFRGLRRNNWKAESAKLFSDWGIPTAATIIETRVSAPDAFVIGSGGVRNGLEVVKSISLGANIGGFALPALKAAIRGKEALRQFLQQVIFEIKAAMFLIGSKTVRDVYKTPLVIHGPLKDWMESREISLSTFESVRKRRV, encoded by the coding sequence ATTTCGATAACCAACAGAAAAGTTGAGCACGTAGAGATTTGCCTTTACGAGAACGTCGAGGGCTATATATCTAATTACCTGGAATACGTAAGGTTAATTCACCAATCTTTACCTGGTTTCTCTTTCTCTGATATTAATACTTCAACTGAGTTCTTAAACAAGAAGATATCTGCTCCAATTATGATAACGGGCATGACTGGAGGTACAAATGAGTTAGGGAGAATCAATGGTATCATTGCTGAGGTCATTGAGGAGATAGGTATAGCAATGGGAGTGGGAAGTCAAAGGATAGCAATAGAAAAACCTGAAGTGAGAGAGACTTTCAAGATAGCTAGGAGGAATGCTCCTAACTCTCCCATAATAGCAAATTTAGGAGCACCACAACTAACCAGAGGTTATGGATTAAAACAGATAGAGGAAGCTGTTCAAATGCTAGAGGCAGACGCAATTGCAATTCACTTTAATCCCTCACAAGAGGTATTTCAACCGGAAGGAGAGCCCGACTATCCGATGGAAATTCTCGATAAAATACGGGACGTAAGTAAAGCGTTAAGTGTTCCTATAATAATAAAGGAAAGTAGTGGTGGTTTATCAAAAGAATTCGTATCATTATTTTACTCTAATGGTTTTAGATATTTTGATGTTTCAGGACAGGGAGGCACAAGTTGGGTTGCCGTGGAGATGTTCAGAGGTCTTAGAAGGAATAATTGGAAGGCTGAGAGTGCTAAATTATTTTCCGATTGGGGAATTCCTACTGCCGCAACAATAATTGAAACCAGAGTTTCAGCTCCTGATGCCTTTGTTATAGGAAGTGGAGGGGTTAGAAATGGGTTAGAAGTGGTAAAATCAATATCCCTAGGTGCCAACATAGGTGGTTTTGCTCTACCTGCACTTAAAGCTGCGATCAGAGGTAAAGAAGCTCTGAGACAATTTTTACAGCAGGTCATCTTTGAGATAAAGGCAGCCATGTTTTTGATAGGTAGTAAGACGGTTAGAGATGTCTATAAAACACCCCTAGTTATACATGGACCACTGAAGGATTGGATGGAGTCAAGAGAGATAAGCTTATCTACTTTTGAGAGTGTTAGAAAGAGAAGAGTATGA
- a CDS encoding geranylgeranyl pyrophosphate synthase produces MSYFDNYFNEIVNSVNDIIKNYIAGDVPKLYEASYHLFTSGGKRLRPLILTISSDLFGGQRERAYYAGAAIEVLHTFTLVHDDIMDQDNIRRGLPTVHVKYGLPLAILAGDLLHAKAFQLLTQALRGLPSETIIKAFDIFTRSIIIVSEGQAVDMEFEDRIDIKEQEYLDMISRKTAALFSASSSIGALIAGANDNDVRLMSDFGMNLGIAFQIVDDILGLTADEKELGKPVFSDIREGKKTILIIKTLELCKEDEKKIVLRALGNKSASKEELISSADIIKKYSLDYAYNLAEKYYKNAIDSLNQASSKTDIPGKALKYLAEFTIRRRK; encoded by the coding sequence ATGAGTTACTTTGACAACTATTTTAATGAGATTGTTAATTCTGTAAATGACATCATTAAGAACTATATAGCTGGAGATGTCCCTAAACTATATGAAGCCTCCTATCATTTATTTACATCTGGAGGTAAGAGGTTAAGACCATTAATCTTAACTATATCATCAGATTTATTCGGAGGACAGAGAGAAAGAGCTTATTATGCAGGTGCAGCTATTGAAGTTCTTCATACCTTTACGCTTGTACACGATGATATTATGGATCAAGATAATATCAGAAGAGGGTTACCCACAGTTCACGTGAAATATGGCTTACCCTTAGCAATATTAGCAGGGGATTTACTACATGCAAAGGCTTTTCAGCTCTTAACCCAGGCTCTTAGAGGTCTGCCAAGTGAAACCATAATTAAGGCTTTCGATATTTTCACTCGTTCAATAATAATTGTATCTGAAGGACAGGCAGTAGACATGGAATTTGAGGATAGAATTGATATAAAGGAGCAGGAATACCTTGACATGATCTCACGTAAGACAGCTGCATTATTCTCAGCATCCTCAAGCATAGGCGCACTTATTGCTGGTGCTAATGATAATGATGTAAGACTGATGTCTGATTTTGGTATGAATTTAGGTATTGCATTTCAGATTGTTGACGATATCTTAGGTCTAACAGCAGACGAAAAGGAACTTGGAAAGCCTGTTTTCAGTGACATTAGGGAGGGTAAAAAGACTATACTTATAATAAAAACACTGGAGCTTTGTAAAGAGGATGAGAAGAAAATTGTCCTAAGGGCGTTGGGTAATAAGTCAGCCTCAAAGGAAGAATTAATAAGCTCAGCAGATATAATTAAGAAATACTCTTTAGATTATGCATACAATTTAGCAGAGAAATATTATAAAAATGCTATAGATTCTTTAAATCAAGCCTCCTCTAAGACCGATATACCTGGAAAGGCTTTAAAATACTTAGCTGAATTTACGATAAGAAGGAGAAAATAA
- a CDS encoding UDP-N-acetylglucosamine--dolichyl-phosphate N-acetylglucosaminephosphotransferase, translating to MPLLGILLSVIVGFVVTLISTKWVIGLCKRRGFTGKDINKLSKHDIPVLGGIGIVAGFVAGSFTFLLTSYNLSPGIEGVVVSILLSSLIIGFLGLLDDIFNISQATRAFLPIFASIPLILYSVGHTIISIPFLGKVNFGILFYVIILPATLTITANAFNMLEGLNGLGAGMGLIMALALAYIGLKSGGASFYAGIVSIILASVLFGFLIFNFYPAKTFPGNIGTYFIGSVIGSIGISGYMYTALFFLYLPYVIEFILKAKTRFKGVSFGKIDDQGYLHWDSKPNSLTHVVMRIGKFKEYHIVLIIWGIEVVFAILAVVFQTFTITI from the coding sequence ATGCCCCTGTTAGGTATTCTTCTTTCTGTAATTGTAGGCTTTGTTGTCACATTAATATCAACTAAATGGGTAATTGGGCTCTGCAAGAGAAGGGGTTTTACGGGGAAGGATATAAATAAATTGTCTAAGCATGATATTCCTGTCCTTGGCGGTATAGGAATTGTGGCTGGCTTTGTGGCGGGGTCTTTTACCTTTTTATTAACCTCTTATAATCTTTCTCCTGGAATAGAAGGCGTGGTTGTGTCTATATTATTATCATCATTAATTATAGGTTTTCTAGGTCTACTTGATGACATTTTTAATATAAGCCAGGCTACTAGGGCATTTCTTCCAATATTTGCCTCAATTCCTCTGATATTATATAGTGTTGGTCATACGATAATTTCAATTCCTTTTCTGGGTAAGGTAAACTTCGGAATATTGTTCTATGTTATAATACTTCCTGCAACGCTGACTATAACTGCAAATGCATTCAACATGCTTGAAGGACTCAATGGTCTAGGGGCAGGAATGGGTCTAATTATGGCTCTAGCTTTAGCATACATAGGGTTAAAATCTGGAGGTGCATCATTTTATGCTGGTATCGTATCTATTATCCTAGCGTCAGTACTCTTTGGTTTCCTAATATTCAATTTCTATCCAGCTAAAACTTTTCCAGGAAATATAGGTACTTATTTTATTGGATCTGTTATCGGTTCAATTGGCATTTCAGGATACATGTATACTGCCCTATTCTTCTTGTATCTACCATATGTAATTGAGTTTATTTTAAAGGCTAAAACTAGATTTAAGGGAGTCTCATTCGGAAAAATTGACGATCAAGGTTACCTCCATTGGGACTCTAAGCCGAATTCATTAACACATGTAGTTATGAGGATTGGAAAATTTAAAGAGTATCATATCGTCCTCATAATTTGGGGAATAGAGGTAGTATTTGCGATTTTAGCTGTGGTGTTTCAAACATTTACGATAACCATCTAA
- a CDS encoding phosphatase, with translation MFKVKGVIFDLDGTLANTALIHKDAWEKALDRLGIKIDVKIDNLLGRKSSDIAKLLAPNNWSKLIEVKNEMYIELVKEKASPTPCALDLLSHLRKKEIKTAIVTSSNKLSSGSVLKKLGITSDVVLTGDDVINSKPNPEGINKALNLLYLDGRDVIGVGDTEVDVEAYYKAGLGGIYLVKSGVPFREEVVKMYGGIIISSLCELLELIS, from the coding sequence GTGTTTAAAGTGAAGGGTGTGATATTTGACCTAGATGGAACCCTTGCAAATACTGCACTTATCCACAAGGACGCTTGGGAGAAAGCCCTTGATAGACTTGGTATAAAAATTGACGTAAAAATTGATAACTTACTTGGAAGGAAAAGTAGCGATATAGCTAAACTATTGGCTCCTAATAATTGGAGCAAGTTAATTGAAGTAAAGAATGAAATGTATATAGAACTAGTTAAGGAGAAAGCTTCTCCAACACCCTGCGCTTTAGATTTACTATCTCACTTGAGAAAAAAAGAAATAAAGACAGCCATAGTTACATCTTCAAATAAACTTTCCTCAGGTAGTGTTTTAAAGAAATTGGGTATTACCAGTGATGTAGTTCTTACTGGCGATGATGTAATTAACAGTAAGCCAAATCCAGAAGGGATAAATAAAGCCCTAAATTTACTATATTTGGACGGAAGAGACGTAATAGGTGTTGGCGATACAGAGGTGGACGTAGAGGCATATTATAAAGCTGGTCTGGGAGGTATATATCTTGTAAAATCCGGTGTTCCTTTTAGGGAAGAAGTAGTCAAAATGTATGGTGGGATTATTATCTCATCTTTATGTGAACTATTAGAGTTAATCTCTTAA
- a CDS encoding oxidase, with product MTFRNIIVTLFQLDKDWITRIVSSMLILGVVWGALGVIDGLMVRIQESAWGIYGFLPFTPQEYFAGITLHAERTLFGFAQQIIFAIIIYLVIKLMGIQPRLKWLLNTAFVLLNISMMLMEGPILIYPSQAFDNYFSATIWYYLSPIGIPGYSLYVVSPLFFIGWILNDAFVYLAGFWIAYHMYIGTRNLKEKLPVPLLFFLVDILIFMIGYTGVTASDVWDILSFFGVVPMNALLNQIAFWIFGHSVVYMLWLPAVAALYLLIPMLANKPLFSDRMARISAILYLVFSNNVPIHHMYTINLPVELKLVQEALTYGVVIPSFMTFLNLWATAKGADVKWNIITAFTITSFAGAILAGVTGIANATVSFDFIVNNSMWVVAHFHQMILLSIVPGAMAVLYVLIPMISGKMWYSNKMAWFHFWGYIVGVVILTVSFELLGFYGITRRAEIIPRAGGIPLAENLATAGAAIADIATLGWFINVILTIAKGSQVSLEGLSLGQIVGTVSMQLDLGSISLLKDKIPRGRKGLSASLVLAIFGALMIVSSSIILALAGDATSPTDPLEWLWLAVFTLGIVMVAVNAFRLFKGL from the coding sequence ATGACATTTAGGAATATTATAGTAACTTTATTTCAGTTGGACAAGGACTGGATCACAAGAATAGTATCCTCTATGCTTATTTTAGGTGTGGTTTGGGGAGCATTAGGTGTCATTGATGGACTAATGGTGAGAATACAAGAGTCTGCATGGGGCATATACGGTTTCCTTCCATTCACGCCACAGGAATACTTCGCGGGAATAACTCTACATGCTGAAAGAACACTGTTTGGATTTGCCCAACAAATTATCTTTGCAATCATTATATATCTAGTCATAAAGCTAATGGGAATACAACCTAGATTAAAATGGTTATTAAACACCGCATTTGTTCTTCTGAATATATCAATGATGCTTATGGAGGGTCCTATACTTATTTATCCTTCTCAAGCCTTTGATAATTACTTTTCGGCAACCATCTGGTATTATCTATCACCTATAGGGATTCCTGGGTACTCGCTTTATGTAGTTTCTCCGCTATTTTTTATTGGTTGGATCCTTAATGATGCTTTCGTATACTTGGCTGGTTTTTGGATTGCCTATCATATGTATATAGGTACTAGAAATCTTAAAGAAAAACTTCCTGTTCCTTTACTCTTCTTTTTAGTAGACATACTAATATTTATGATAGGATATACGGGAGTGACAGCCTCAGATGTATGGGATATATTATCTTTCTTTGGGGTAGTTCCAATGAATGCTCTTCTGAATCAAATAGCGTTCTGGATATTTGGTCACTCTGTGGTTTATATGTTATGGTTGCCAGCAGTAGCTGCACTATATCTTCTAATTCCCATGTTAGCTAACAAGCCCTTATTTAGCGACAGGATGGCTCGTATATCTGCAATATTATATCTGGTATTTTCTAACAATGTTCCAATTCATCATATGTATACTATTAATTTGCCTGTGGAACTAAAGTTAGTTCAAGAGGCTCTGACTTATGGTGTTGTAATTCCCAGTTTCATGACATTCCTAAACTTGTGGGCAACAGCAAAAGGAGCGGATGTTAAATGGAATATAATTACTGCATTTACAATTACAAGTTTCGCTGGTGCAATTCTAGCTGGAGTTACTGGTATTGCTAATGCGACTGTCTCATTTGATTTTATAGTAAACAACAGTATGTGGGTTGTAGCCCATTTCCATCAAATGATTTTATTAAGTATTGTGCCTGGCGCAATGGCTGTACTTTACGTATTGATACCAATGATTTCAGGTAAAATGTGGTATTCTAATAAAATGGCTTGGTTTCATTTCTGGGGTTATATAGTTGGTGTGGTTATCCTTACTGTATCTTTTGAATTATTAGGTTTTTACGGAATAACCAGAAGGGCGGAAATAATTCCTAGAGCAGGGGGAATACCCCTTGCAGAGAATTTGGCTACTGCAGGTGCAGCAATAGCCGATATTGCCACATTAGGATGGTTTATTAATGTTATACTTACAATTGCCAAGGGAAGTCAAGTAAGTTTGGAGGGTTTATCGTTAGGTCAGATCGTTGGTACTGTTTCTATGCAACTGGATTTGGGTTCAATATCTTTGCTTAAGGATAAAATTCCTAGAGGTAGAAAAGGACTATCAGCTTCATTAGTTTTGGCAATTTTTGGTGCATTGATGATAGTTTCTAGCTCTATAATTTTAGCATTAGCAGGTGACGCAACTTCTCCTACTGACCCACTTGAGTGGTTATGGTTAGCTGTCTTCACACTGGGGATAGTCATGGTCGCTGTGAATGCTTTTCGTCTCTTTAAAGGTTTATGA
- a CDS encoding oxidase: MAEGGDRYEIYWMVIGIVLLVITALATYPMVYTSGGSPNVTSDIPSSASSNRVINTIINATQYTFMISESSENLKSITILPNGEILPYYYNLMVVHPGEYLNMTMYGIEGKSATESIYIPVYNSKYVVDTKILPGISQYAVWYSGTTNGSYLPYGAYTFLNSEYNGPWFSYQAGEILVIPESGYIPYSSLVSYVSSTKVAQSSGLIGDPYNPPLYISNSTDPMFYLVSDDYALFNDSIPGPTLAVAENSTVTLDMYIPTPKGDHNWLYNYSSNGMPYAVNNLYVGVYAVWWNGTITPVVYQLIKYDSPINFTFEAKAPAYLYGIIYPSFYNFNPNNLSSNLLGEQKGYVMSLWGSVLVFEG; encoded by the coding sequence TTGGCTGAAGGCGGAGATAGGTACGAGATATATTGGATGGTGATAGGTATTGTGTTACTAGTTATTACTGCACTTGCAACCTATCCTATGGTCTATACCTCAGGCGGAAGTCCTAATGTAACTTCAGATATTCCATCCAGTGCATCGAGCAATAGAGTCATAAATACCATAATTAACGCTACCCAGTACACGTTTATGATAAGTGAGTCCTCAGAAAACCTAAAGTCAATCACGATTCTTCCAAATGGGGAAATTTTACCCTATTACTATAATCTTATGGTTGTCCATCCGGGCGAATATTTAAACATGACAATGTATGGTATTGAAGGTAAATCAGCTACAGAAAGTATATACATTCCTGTCTATAACTCCAAATATGTGGTAGATACAAAGATTTTACCTGGGATATCACAGTACGCAGTATGGTATTCTGGTACCACTAATGGTTCATATTTACCCTATGGCGCATATACTTTCCTAAACTCAGAATATAATGGTCCTTGGTTTTCATATCAGGCTGGGGAAATTTTAGTAATACCTGAAAGCGGATATATTCCCTATTCCTCTCTCGTTTCATACGTCTCATCCACTAAAGTAGCACAGTCGTCAGGATTGATTGGAGACCCATATAATCCTCCTCTTTACATTAGTAATTCTACTGATCCAATGTTCTACTTAGTTAGTGACGATTATGCATTGTTTAATGATAGTATTCCTGGTCCTACATTAGCTGTTGCGGAAAATTCCACTGTTACTTTAGACATGTATATTCCAACTCCAAAAGGAGACCATAACTGGCTGTATAATTACTCAAGTAACGGGATGCCTTATGCAGTTAATAATCTCTATGTAGGTGTTTATGCGGTATGGTGGAATGGAACCATAACTCCTGTTGTTTATCAGCTTATAAAATACGATTCGCCAATTAACTTCACGTTTGAAGCTAAAGCTCCAGCATATCTATATGGCATCATTTATCCTTCCTTCTATAACTTTAATCCCAACAACCTATCAAGTAATTTATTGGGTGAACAAAAGGGATATGTGATGTCTTTATGGGGTTCAGTTTTAGTTTTTGAGGGGTGA
- a CDS encoding oxidase — MVSFFKLLGIGYLFAVIGLVWELLDITLHQAATRYVLPFTITAFIGFVIFFLMVYFSPSKK, encoded by the coding sequence ATGGTTAGTTTCTTTAAACTGTTAGGAATAGGTTACTTATTTGCTGTAATAGGGTTGGTATGGGAACTTCTGGATATAACTCTTCACCAAGCTGCAACTAGATATGTTCTACCATTTACAATTACGGCATTTATTGGGTTTGTAATATTTTTCCTGATGGTTTACTTTTCACCCAGTAAAAAATGA
- a CDS encoding TatD family hydrolase, whose translation MYVDVHAHIDVESFDRDRDLILSECEITVINAGVDIKSNLKTLELYKKYNNVIPAVGFHPEFVKDKLEEVDRCLELVDNVNIISEVGIDYFWIKEPEFRKKQLEILSKFLDRGERQRKPLIIHVRGGINDLINLLSSYKVNFVIHAFEGSPSVAQKIVELGGMISIPPVIVRDKYRQEVVKNIDLNYILTETDSPFLPPQKMERNKPCNVIFTVKKIAELKKIEEKEVIRQIHENFTKKILMK comes from the coding sequence ATGTATGTAGATGTACATGCTCATATTGATGTGGAGTCTTTTGATAGAGACAGAGACCTAATTTTAAGCGAGTGCGAGATCACAGTCATTAACGCAGGAGTAGATATAAAAAGTAACCTCAAAACCTTAGAACTCTATAAAAAGTACAATAATGTAATACCAGCAGTCGGTTTTCACCCCGAGTTCGTAAAAGATAAGCTAGAAGAGGTTGACAGATGTCTCGAGCTAGTCGATAATGTTAATATAATAAGTGAAGTAGGTATAGACTACTTTTGGATAAAGGAACCTGAATTCAGAAAAAAACAGCTGGAGATACTTTCAAAATTCTTAGATAGAGGAGAGCGCCAAAGAAAGCCTCTAATAATACATGTGAGAGGAGGCATTAATGATTTAATTAATCTCCTGTCTTCATATAAGGTAAACTTTGTCATACACGCATTTGAGGGAAGTCCTTCTGTAGCCCAAAAAATAGTGGAGTTAGGTGGCATGATTTCAATTCCACCAGTTATAGTTAGGGATAAATATAGGCAAGAAGTAGTAAAAAACATCGATTTAAACTATATTTTAACTGAAACAGATTCACCCTTTCTACCACCACAAAAGATGGAGAGAAATAAGCCTTGTAATGTAATATTTACAGTAAAGAAGATAGCTGAATTAAAGAAAATTGAAGAGAAGGAGGTTATTCGACAAATTCATGAGAACTTCACTAAAAAGATACTGATGAAATAG
- a CDS encoding AbrB family transcriptional regulator — protein MEEIVKVSRNYQVTIPAKIRQKFQVKEGDLVRVIYDENENVVKIQILREAWK, from the coding sequence GTGGAAGAGATAGTTAAAGTATCAAGAAATTATCAAGTGACAATCCCTGCAAAAATAAGACAGAAATTCCAAGTCAAGGAAGGAGATCTAGTTAGAGTTATCTATGATGAGAATGAGAACGTAGTGAAAATACAAATCCTTAGGGAAGCCTGGAAATAA
- a CDS encoding TrmB family transcriptional regulator, giving the protein MSQISGARMKFPSGKDATLIDVLSFCYGLSETDVQVLVALAKSGAKGTEELESDLKLSKASINRSLNKLLEMGLAMRIKESVNKAGRPRYLYKARDYNELRSKMLSDLKDCADKMAKLVEQEFTLQ; this is encoded by the coding sequence ATGTCCCAAATTAGCGGAGCTAGAATGAAGTTTCCGTCTGGAAAAGACGCTACCTTAATTGATGTGCTATCGTTCTGTTACGGTCTTTCAGAAACTGATGTGCAAGTACTAGTGGCACTAGCGAAAAGCGGTGCTAAAGGCACAGAAGAATTAGAGAGCGACCTTAAATTATCTAAGGCTTCTATAAATCGTAGCCTCAATAAGTTGCTTGAAATGGGTTTAGCAATGAGGATTAAAGAGTCTGTAAATAAGGCAGGTAGACCTAGATATCTATATAAGGCTAGAGACTATAATGAGCTTAGAAGTAAAATGCTAAGTGATCTTAAAGATTGTGCAGATAAAATGGCTAAATTAGTCGAGCAAGAATTTACCCTTCAGTAA
- a CDS encoding ATP-binding protein codes for MKEVCVLYSGGKDSTYSLHWAVFKGFNVVCLITLLPRREDSWMFQYPNVTFTKKQAEVLGFEIIQQETVGEKDRELNDLKIAFEKAKKKGAKGIVAGALLSDYQRLNISIIAEELGLKTYTPLWRKDQKEYMYSLVREGFKFIITSASAFGFPFELVGKIIEMEDIKKIVYAAEKYGFNPAFEGGEAETFVVYAPLFSRELKVRGHKERVSEFEWKYIIEDVY; via the coding sequence ATGAAAGAGGTCTGCGTGCTATATTCAGGAGGAAAAGACAGTACATATTCGTTACATTGGGCAGTCTTTAAGGGCTTTAATGTGGTATGCTTAATAACTCTTCTCCCCAGAAGGGAAGACTCTTGGATGTTTCAATACCCTAATGTCACATTTACAAAGAAACAGGCAGAGGTATTGGGTTTCGAAATAATACAACAGGAAACTGTTGGCGAGAAGGACAGGGAGCTGAACGACCTAAAGATTGCGTTTGAAAAAGCTAAGAAGAAAGGTGCTAAAGGAATAGTGGCTGGAGCTCTCTTATCAGATTACCAGAGATTGAATATAAGTATCATTGCTGAAGAGCTTGGGCTAAAGACTTACACTCCGCTCTGGAGAAAAGATCAGAAAGAATACATGTATAGCCTTGTTAGAGAAGGGTTTAAGTTCATTATAACTTCAGCATCTGCATTTGGTTTTCCCTTTGAGTTAGTGGGAAAAATTATTGAAATGGAAGATATCAAGAAGATAGTTTATGCTGCTGAGAAATATGGTTTTAATCCCGCTTTTGAAGGTGGAGAGGCTGAAACATTCGTGGTTTATGCACCTTTATTCAGTAGAGAGCTGAAGGTACGTGGACATAAAGAAAGAGTAAGTGAGTTCGAGTGGAAATATATCATAGAGGATGTTTACTAG
- a CDS encoding 50S ribosomal protein L11 methyltransferase: MLVPFVPTPPEVAREMLRCADANENDVVLDLGSGMGAILNVAKKEFKVKLAIGVELDKKLSFVSYQENNRDVEIICGDMISLAPVLLPRATILVSYLSTRTNEIIEPYILGYAKKGAKVISHDFQFQKLDLVKVKRITAMGFFGPTEHTIYCYKI; encoded by the coding sequence ATGTTAGTACCATTTGTTCCTACACCTCCGGAAGTGGCAAGGGAAATGTTAAGGTGTGCAGACGCTAATGAAAATGATGTAGTTCTAGATCTTGGTTCCGGAATGGGTGCCATATTGAATGTGGCAAAGAAGGAATTTAAGGTAAAACTAGCCATAGGTGTTGAATTGGATAAAAAGCTCTCCTTTGTCTCATATCAAGAAAATAACAGAGATGTGGAAATAATATGTGGAGACATGATCTCATTGGCTCCAGTCTTGTTGCCTAGAGCCACAATTCTAGTCTCCTATTTGTCCACAAGGACTAACGAAATTATTGAACCGTATATATTAGGTTATGCAAAAAAGGGGGCTAAAGTAATCTCTCATGACTTTCAGTTTCAAAAACTAGACCTAGTAAAGGTAAAGAGAATTACAGCGATGGGATTTTTTGGACCCACTGAACATACAATTTATTGTTATAAAATATGA
- a CDS encoding molybdopterin-guanine dinucleotide biosynthesis protein A, producing MSFSTLSYNVVILAGGASKRFGEDKCDHEIDCKTFLQRISENFDEPIIVTKRIRRVKNGIQVLDNVNRGPVEAIKLALPYLTKEKVFITGCDYPFLSKRIADEICSKDAEISIVDTGELQPLIGCYSLKFLRDNIDKVKKMLDFLQLGKRIYIVGTHEIRLKGIPLKSFVNVNNWDDLTNSYKPKFTLSKYIIKC from the coding sequence TTGAGCTTCAGCACCTTATCTTATAACGTTGTAATCCTTGCAGGAGGAGCCTCGAAAAGGTTTGGAGAGGATAAGTGTGACCATGAAATCGACTGTAAAACATTCCTTCAGAGAATCAGTGAAAATTTTGATGAACCGATAATAGTAACAAAAAGAATTAGAAGGGTAAAAAATGGAATTCAGGTACTGGACAATGTAAATAGAGGACCAGTAGAAGCAATAAAGCTAGCATTACCTTACTTAACTAAGGAGAAGGTATTTATAACAGGCTGTGACTACCCATTTCTGTCAAAGAGAATAGCTGACGAGATTTGCAGTAAAGACGCGGAAATATCTATAGTTGATACCGGTGAATTACAACCACTTATAGGATGCTACTCCCTGAAATTTCTTAGGGATAACATAGATAAGGTAAAGAAGATGTTAGATTTCTTGCAACTGGGTAAGAGGATATATATCGTTGGCACTCATGAAATTAGGCTTAAAGGGATACCGTTAAAGTCCTTTGTAAATGTTAATAATTGGGATGATCTTACAAATTCCTATAAACCTAAATTTACATTAAGTAAATATATAATAAAATGTTAG